The following DNA comes from Methanocorpusculum vombati.
TCAGTGCAAACACTCCGGCAAACTTACGTTTCCCTGACAATACGTTTATCCCAGCAGGAACACAATTTACCGATGGTAACATTACCGCATCTGTAGATGGTGCCTCAGGTACTATTGTCGGTCAGGCATCTGGTGTTGTCTTAGACTATACTATTCCAGCAAGCACGGTTACCTACTACCTCAACGTCAACATTGGTTCAGGACCAACTCCCGGACCCTATGACAGAGATGTTGCAGCAGGGACCGATGCCTTTGTTTACGAGCACATCATTGTGAACGGAACTCAGACTGCAGGTAAACTGACAAAGTTCACCGACGGACAAACTCCTGCAGTTGTCAACCAGATCTCCTCTGATGCAACCGGTGTTTTCTACCTGACTGAGGAAGTCGTCGGAAACAACTATGGTACCTACTATCTTTCTGCAGCATGGAATGAAGATGCACCGTACATCAACATCTGGTATCCGGAGCTCTCCCTTCAGGCAGAATTGACAACGAACCAGGAAACCGGTGCAACTGCTGGTGACTCCATTGACGGCAAAAACGTCAACAAAGATACAGTTGTCACATTCCTGATCAACGCACCGAAAGTCGGTCCGGCATACTACAATGCAACTGCAGGTACCGGTGCAACCGCAAAGATTGTGTTCACCACCCCTGTTTCCGGTAAGACTACTCAGTTCGGTACCGTAGACTACAACAACAAACTCCTGACAGCATCCCAGACCAACGCTGGTTGGACCGCAGCAGGTGATGATGCAACCGCAGGTACCTACACCGCACAGGCTGAATATGTCAGCCCAAGTTACTTCTCTGACTATGCAAAGAAATCCAACACGCTTTCCTTCACGCTTCAGAGCAGCACCCTGACCATCACGGCAGCAAAGGACTCTGTAGTCCGCAGTAACCCGTTCACGGTCACCATCAGCGGAAAAGCACAGGTTGTCTATGCAGTCTACCTTGAGAATGCAATCAACACCGATGTCAACCCGACTCTCCAGACAGGACAGACCGGTTTCCAAGGATACTTCCTGACCGACAACACGAACAATGTTAACACCGCAGTAATTGGTGGAGGATTCTTCAAGACAGATGCAAGTGGTAAGCGTACCATCCAGTACAACACCGCAGCAGACACCGAAGACAAGACCTATACCATCAAAGTTAATGGTATCGTAAGTATGGATGGCACCTCCGCAGTCCTTGATACCTCTGACTACGACAAAGTCAAAGTCAAAGTTGAGAAGGGAGCAGTAACCATCTCCGCATCCGGTGACGGTTCCTACTACATCGGTGACGAGATTAAACTCACCGGTACCAACACCGACAGTACCAATGTCTTCCTGTTCCTCACCGGACAAAACCTCCTTGAAAATGGTATCGTCCTGAAGGATCTGCCGACCAAGACTGCCGCATACAAAGCATCTAATCCAGTCGCTGTCAAGACTGACAACACCTGGGAGTACAAGTGGGATACCTCACAGATTGCACTTGACACTGGCGCATACACTATCTATGCAACCAGCAGACTCACCAACGGAAAGGCCTCTGACAAGATCCTGACCACCTCCAGATATGGTGATGAAGAAGGTTATGCAGTCAAACTTTCCGACTCCGAGTATGCAACTGTTTCCGTGAATCTGAAGCAGCCGTTCCTGTCCGCAGTTCCGTCCGGAACCGTCATTGCACAGGGCGACAAACTCTATGTCCGCGGAACCGCAGAAGGCAAACCAAACAACCTGATGCTCTACATCTTCGGTCCGAACTTCTTTGAGGACTACTCCATCACCGTTGAAGATGATGGAACCTACGAGAAGAAGATCGATATCAGCAGCTCAATGTCCTCCAACCAGTACTTTGTCGTCGTTCAGCACCCGATGTACAATGGTGTCTTCGATGCCCAGCTGGTGAAAGAGCAGAATGGTGACTATCAGTACTTCAAGATCGTGAACACCACCACCGGCGGTTCCCAGCAGGGTTCCTTCGTTGTGTGGGGACCAAACAAACTCCAGGGCTCCCAGGCAGCAGATGCTCTGACCAAGATGATTGATGATGCAAACATCGATGATATCTACACGAAGCTCACGTTCACCGTAGCAGCACCGTGGATCAGAATCACCAGCCCGGGAGACAAGGCAGTTGGATCCAAGTTCACCATCTCTGGTACCACCAACCTTGCAGTTGACGACCAGATCCTTGTTGAAGTAATGTCCTCGTCTTTCACCGCTGTTGACAAGACCTCCACCTCCACCACCTCCGGTGTCTCTCAGACCACCAAGGTTGTGAAAGGAGATACTGACAACACCTGGTCCGTCGATGTCGACACCACCAACTGGAAGCTTGACGAGTACACGATCAAAGTGAACGGTATCGAAGTCGATGTAACCACCACGACCAACTTCAACCTCGTTGAGAAGCTTCCGGACACCCCAACTCCGACTGCGACCGGAACCACTGCTCCGACCACTACTGCAACCGCAACTACAACCGCAACCCCCCAGACTCCGGGATTCGGCGCATTCATTGCACTCGCAGGACTTGGTGCAGTAGCACTTCTCGTACTCCGCAGAAACTAACTGCGTGAAACAAAAAGAGATGAGATAGAATGCTCAGGAAAAATCCTGAGACATAACAACTCTCTCTTTTCAAAAAAAATCCCAGGCTCTTTTCCAACCACACCCTCACGTAACCCAACGAACACGTGAACGTCCGCAACAAAAAACGATCTGATCAACCAACCGCATGCATGCTGGTAACCTGCTTCCCATCTCACACCATAGATCACCAAGTATTATTTGTATAGTTTACCATCTCTGACGGCAGCACCCCCTCACGACAAAAACATCGCAAGAAACGGCAGCGTAACCACACTCATCAGCGTCGTAATAAACACACCCTGCGCCGCAATATCCGGATGCACCCGATGCTCTGACGCAAGCATCACTGTATTCGTCGCCGCCGGCATACCAGCCGTCACCACCACCACCCCAAGAATCAGCGGATCTGCAATGAACGGCGAAAAGATCACATACACCAGAGCCGGCAGAACCAGCAACCGGATACCCGCAACAAAATACTGCCGCACATTCCCAAAAATCCTCGACATATCCAGCTGCGCAAGGAACCCTCCCGTCACCACCAACGACAACGGCGTCGTCACACTAGCCAGCAGCTCCAAAGACCCGTTAATCGGATCCGGAATCGTCGTTGACGTCAGAAACAGCGCAAGACCAACAAACGTCAAAAAAAACGCCGCATTCACCAACAACTTCGGCTGAAAAACCGGGCGCCCCTCCCCGCCCCCATGAACCGTCAACAACCAGATACCCAGCGAATACGCCAGAATCGTAAACGGAATATTAAAAATCGCCGCATAAAAAATCGCCTCCGGCCCGAAAATCATCGACAACACCGGGAATCCCATAAACATCGAATTCGAAAACACCAGCATAAACCGGAACACCCCGTACTCCTCATGCCTCGCACGCAAAAGAATCGGCGCAAACCACGCAACAACCAGCGAAACCGCATAATACCCAAACGCCGCCACAATCAGCAGCTCACTATTCTGCAACAACTCCGACGTAACCGGAATCTGCATCGAATAAATGATCATTGCCGGAATACAGATATGCAGCAAAAACTTCGAAAGCGACGTAACCGACGTCTCATGCAAAATCCCCACACGCCTACAGAAAAATCCCACCCCGATAAGAAGAAACAGAATTAAAATCTGGTTTAAGGCAATAAAATAATCCACAACCCACGGCCCCCGTACTATCCAGTACATATAATACCGAACCGATAGTTAAACTATCGGACCCGACCATATTATGATATGGACGAAATCGTCGAACAGGGATTTAACCGCCTCCAGACACTCATCAGCGAAACCAAACAAAAACAGGATAACGCATCACGCGAACTCTGCAACCGGAACACCGCACTACTCTCGCGGATGATTGATGCCGTCGCCCCAATCGCACAAGAGATCGGATCAGCATTCCTCCTCAAAGCAAAACAGGACACCAAAGGCGAACTCTACGACCAGAAATACTACGACGAAAAAATGATCATCCTCGGAAAAACCGACTCCCCCATAGAGTACCGGCCCGACGACCCCAAGAAAAAAGTCACCCAGCAGTTTTGTGTCCTCTCCGAAAAAGGTGCATTATACGAACTCATGTTCTCCAACGACGGATTCGTCGTCGACACCTACGCATCCCCGCTTACCCCGGAAGACGCTCTCGAATTCTACGGCTATGACATCATCTACATGCTCTACTCCGCAATGCGGGACTATTACCTTGCAGAAGAAGAAGTACTCGCAGCCCTCGATCTCGCGCTCGGATACATCCAGAAAAAGACCAATACCTAACTTTTTCTAATCTCAAAAAATCAAAGAAAAACAGTGGGCCCGATGAGATTCGAACTCATGACCTCCCGGTTATCAGCCGGGCGCACCACCTAGCTATGCTACGGGCCCCGTTTGGGTGTTACCCTAATACATATGCTCTGTCCATATAAATAAATTGTGAATTGCCTGGGGGAACAGGCTTAACTCTTTATCCTGCCTAACGTTATGGAAGAACACATTGTGGCTGGATACAGAATGGCAGAAGAGAGAAAAAAACAATATCTCCTGGGAAATGATGCAATCGCTCACGGCTGTCTGGAAGCCGGAATAGACTTTGTATCCGGATACCCGGGAACCCCGTCATCCGAAGTTGTTGACACACTTCGCCGCGTCAAAGACCCCTGGTACTATCTTGAATGGTCTGTCAACGAAAAAGTTGCATTTGAAAATGCGATCGGCGCATGCTGGTGCGGACTGCGCGCAATCGTAACAATGAAACATGTCGGCCTCAACGTCGCCGCAGACCCGCTGATGACCTCCTCCTATACCGGAGTGAAAGGCGGATTTGTCATTCTTTCCGCAGACGATCCCTTTGCCCACAGCTCCCAGAACGAACAGGACTCGCGGATGTATGCAAAGTTTGCCCAGATTCCCTGTCTTGACCCAAAAGATGTCCAGCAGGCCCATGATATGATAACTGCCGCCTGGGATCTATCAGAGAAGTTTTCCCTTCCGGTACTCTTCCGGCCGACAACCCGCATTTGTCACTCGAAGAGTGATGTGGCACTCGGCGAGGAGTCACCCTCGCCGAGGAAAGGCGAGTTTGTCCGCGACCCGAAACAGTATGTGGTCATCCCTGCCCACACCCGCCCGCTTCATGCAATCCTGACAAAGAAGCAGCCGGAGGTTGCGAAGTATCTGGTTGAGGCAGGATACAACTCCGCAGAGATCCGGGGAACGCGGGCGGTGATCGCCGGAGGAATTTCCGTTTCCTATGTGGAAGAGATTCTGCCGGAGGACATCTCCCTGATCCGAATCGGTGCGTATCCGATCGATCAGAACTGGCTTGCGGATGTCGTGGCAAAACACACGGAAGTCCTGATCGTTGAGGAACTTATGCCGGTGATCGAGGAAGCGGCTCGTCAGACCGCAACCACGACCACAGTTCACGGAAAACTCGACGGATACCTGCCGCACGAAGGTGAGTTCTCCTCGGCTCTTGTTGCAAAGGCCCTGATGAAGGCAGGATTCCTTACAGAGAATCCCTTCCCTACCGAACCGGCGCAGGAAGTCGTTGCAGTGAGACCGCCGATCCTCTGTCCGGGATGTCTGCACCGGTCGGTGTTTTATGCGATGAAGAAGGTGTTCCGCGACGGTGTGTTCCCGAGTGATATCGGCTGTTACACGCTTGGACTGCAGATGGGCGCGGTTGACACGACCATCTGTATGGGGGCGTCGATCACGGTCGGGTCGGGTATTTCCCATGCCTGTCCGGAGACGCCAGTGGTCTCGACAATCGGTGACTCAACGTTCCTGCATACCGGAGTGAACGGTCTGATCAATGCGGTGTACAATAATGCGAACCAGACGATTATCATTCTGGACAACCGCATTACGGCGATGACGGGACACCAGCCGAACCCGAACACGGGTGTGACGGCAACCGGTGTTCCTTCTCCGAAGATTTCTCTGGAGGAGCTTGCACGTGCCTGCGGTGTTTCGTTTGTGGAATCGGTGGATCCGTATGATTTAACGGATCTTCTGGAGACACTGAAGGCGGCAAAGGAGAAACCGGGCGTGAAGGTTATCATTGCGAAGCAGCCGTGCGTGATTATGAACAAACGGAACGGCGTGAAGCGAAGCCGATATGTGGTGGATGCGGATCGTTGTGTGAAGTGCGGGGCGTGTATCCGGTACGGTTGTCCGGCTCTGGAGATCTGTGAGGATGGTACGTCGGTGACTACTGCACTCTGTACGGGATGCGGCGTGTGTGCGGATATCTGTCCTGCGGGTGCGATTCACCGCGGAGGTGCGAAGCAATGAAGAAGAGTTATGATGTGCTGATTGTGGGTATCGGTGGTCAGGGCACGATTCTTGCTTCGAATGTTTTGGGTGATGCCTGTGTGATTGAGGGGCGGCATGTCCGCGGTGCGGAAACGCACGGGATGTCACAGCGCGGCGGGTCGGTGGAGACACACATCCGTATTGATGGGAAGTTTGGTTCGCTGATTGCTCCGGGTTCTGCGGATCTTCTGATTGCGTTTGATGTGCTTGAAGCTCTTCGGTACCGGCATTTCCTGAAGGAGGATGGGGTGATGGTGGTGAACCGTGAGATGGTTGTGCCGACGTCGGTGTTTTCGGCGAAGCTTCCGGTGCCGCAGATGGATGATGTTGTATCCGAGCTGAGGTCCGGTAAGGCAACGGTGATTTTGGTGGATGCAACGGAGATTGCGGCAAAGGCAGGCAGTCCTCTTGCGGCAAATATTGTGCTGCTTGGTGTTGCGTCGCATCAGCTTCCGTTGTCGGTTTCGTCTCTTGCAGAGGCAGTGCGGCGGAATGTTCCGCAGAAGACGGTTGCGCTGAATGAGCAGGCGTTTGCAATGGGCCGTGAGGTCCGTTCCTGATCTTTTTTTTGCAGTTTTTTGTTTGGTAGGATTCAATGTTTTTGTAGGCAGTAGGATTCAATTTGCTGGGTTGTTGTTTGTGGTACTTTATTTGTTGTTTTTGTTTTGTTTGTATGGGTTTACATCTGTGGTTTCGTTGATCGGTGAAGTGTTTCTGGTGTGAAATTCGCGAGGATTCAGCGTATTTTTGGATCGGGTCTGGTAGGAAGTTTAATGGGGATTTTTTGAAGTGCTGTTTTCAGGAGATTTTTCTCTAAAATTTTTGCGTGGGCGATTTTTCTGAAATTTTTGCGTGGGCGATTGAATCCTCATTTAGGAGGAATTACACTTGAAAAACACGAAGATTATGGCCGTATTCGTCCTTTTCCTCGCAGCAGCGCTCTTTATTGGATCCGTATCCGCAGTAGCACCTGAAGCAGGAGATTCGAATTCGACCTTAACATTTAATCAAACCACCGGATTTGTAGGAGTACCCGTAGAGGTCAACCTTACATTAACTGGAAATGCAGGTGCAGCAGATGAGTATGCACTGAATTATACTACCGATGGTGGCGCAACTATAACTCCAGCAGGTAAGTTCACACTTGTTTCTGGAAAGAACTACGCAGCAGCAAATATCACTGTTCCACTCCCGGTAGCAGGTACGTACACGTTCTATGTTAGCAACATGACTGCACCAAACCTTGGTGTAAAATACAATGGAACTGCGACATTTACCGTCGTTGATCAGTCGTCCGCAGATAGAACTGTTCAGGCGAAGGCAGACGCATTCGTTTATGAGCACATCGCTATTGACGGAGCCCCAACGGCAAACAAACTGACCAAGTACTCCGAGGGTAGCAATCCGACCGCAGTAAACCAGATCTCTGGTAGCAATGGTGTCTTCTACCTTACTGAAGCAGCAGTAAACAACCAGTATGGTGCATATTATTATGCAGGTCAGCCTGGTGGTAGCACCGCAGTAGATACATTCATCTACATCTGGTACCCGGAAATCAGTCTGCAAGCAGAACTGACAACCAACACCGCAACCGGTGCAACCTCTGGTGACTCCATTGATGGCAAAACCATCAACAAGAACACTCAGGTCTCCTTCCTGATCAACTCACCGAAAGTCGCACCTGCAATGTCTGCATCTGCAAAGATCGTCTTCACCACCCCAGCTGGCGGTAAGACCACCACCTTCGGAAGCAATACTGCAAACACTCTTGCAAACATCCCGCTTGATGGTACTCAGACCATCAAAGGCGGTATGACCATTGGTGACGCCGCAGAAGCCGGGACCTGGACTGCACAAGCAGAATACCTGACCGCTCCGTTCAACGACTACGCAAAGAAATCCAACACGGTATCTTTCACCGTCCAGAGCACAACTCTGACGCTGACCGCCGCAAAGGATTCTGTTGTCCGCAGCAACCCGTTCACCGTAACGATTCAGGGCGACAGTCAGATGATGTACTTCGTCTACCTTGACGGTGCATCCGCATCCGACGTTAACCCGACGCTCCAGCCCGGACAGTCCGGAATGAAGCTGAACTACAGTGGCACCAACTCCAACGAAGTTATTCCGGCAGCCGCTACCAACAAATCAGTGAACCCGCTTGTTGATAATTCCAAAACAAACCTCCAAAAAACATGGGGTTACTTCGAGACTGATGCATCTGGAAAACGTACTGTCCAGTACAACACTGCAGACAATACCGAAGACAAGACCTACACCGTCAAAGTCTATGCGGTTGGTGAGAAGTACTCTGATATGGCACCTGTTCCAGGACAGAAATATGTAGAGCTTAACTCCGGTGCTGACTACGACAGTGTCAAAGTCAAAGTCGAGAAAGGATCAGTAACCATTGCCGCATCCGGCGACGGTTCCTACTACATCGGTGATGAGATTAAACTCACCGGAACCAACACCGACAGTGACCTTGTTTATCTGTTCATCACCGGTTCCAACCTCAAAGAGAACGGTATCGTCCTGAAAGACCTTCCGACTCAGAATGATGCATACACCGCATCCAACCCCATCTCTGTCAAGACCGACGATACGTGGGAATACAAGTGGGATACTTCCAAGATTGCACTTGATACCGGTGCTTACACAGTGTATGCAACCAGCGTTCTGACCAATGGAAAATCCTCCTACCCGGTTGGAACAACCAATGCAAGAGGTACAGTTAACGATGGCTCCTACGGTGTCGACTCAAGTTACAACTATGTCGCAGTGAAACTCTCCGACTCCGAGTATGCAACCGTCTCCGTCAACCTCAAGCAGCCATTCCTGTCCGCAATTCCGTCAGGAACTGTTGTTGCAAAAGGCGACAAGATTTATCTCCGCGGAACTGCAGAGGGCGACCCGAACTCACTGATGCTCTACATCTTTGGTCCGAACAAGTTCGTCTCTGAAACGATTACCGTTGAAGATGACGGTTCGTATGAAAAG
Coding sequences within:
- the iorA gene encoding indolepyruvate ferredoxin oxidoreductase subunit alpha codes for the protein MAEERKKQYLLGNDAIAHGCLEAGIDFVSGYPGTPSSEVVDTLRRVKDPWYYLEWSVNEKVAFENAIGACWCGLRAIVTMKHVGLNVAADPLMTSSYTGVKGGFVILSADDPFAHSSQNEQDSRMYAKFAQIPCLDPKDVQQAHDMITAAWDLSEKFSLPVLFRPTTRICHSKSDVALGEESPSPRKGEFVRDPKQYVVIPAHTRPLHAILTKKQPEVAKYLVEAGYNSAEIRGTRAVIAGGISVSYVEEILPEDISLIRIGAYPIDQNWLADVVAKHTEVLIVEELMPVIEEAARQTATTTTVHGKLDGYLPHEGEFSSALVAKALMKAGFLTENPFPTEPAQEVVAVRPPILCPGCLHRSVFYAMKKVFRDGVFPSDIGCYTLGLQMGAVDTTICMGASITVGSGISHACPETPVVSTIGDSTFLHTGVNGLINAVYNNANQTIIILDNRITAMTGHQPNPNTGVTATGVPSPKISLEELARACGVSFVESVDPYDLTDLLETLKAAKEKPGVKVIIAKQPCVIMNKRNGVKRSRYVVDADRCVKCGACIRYGCPALEICEDGTSVTTALCTGCGVCADICPAGAIHRGGAKQ
- a CDS encoding indolepyruvate oxidoreductase subunit beta, with amino-acid sequence MKKSYDVLIVGIGGQGTILASNVLGDACVIEGRHVRGAETHGMSQRGGSVETHIRIDGKFGSLIAPGSADLLIAFDVLEALRYRHFLKEDGVMVVNREMVVPTSVFSAKLPVPQMDDVVSELRSGKATVILVDATEIAAKAGSPLAANIVLLGVASHQLPLSVSSLAEAVRRNVPQKTVALNEQAFAMGREVRS
- a CDS encoding MEMAR_RS02690 family S-layer glycoprotein translates to MKNTKIMAVFVLFLAAALFIGSVSAVAPEAGDSNSTLTFNQTTGFVGVPVEVNLTLTGNAGAADEYALNYTTDGGATITPAGKFTLVSGKNYAAANITVPLPVAGTYTFYVSNMTAPNLGVKYNGTATFTVVDQSSADRTVQAKADAFVYEHIAIDGAPTANKLTKYSEGSNPTAVNQISGSNGVFYLTEAAVNNQYGAYYYAGQPGGSTAVDTFIYIWYPEISLQAELTTNTATGATSGDSIDGKTINKNTQVSFLINSPKVAPAMSASAKIVFTTPAGGKTTTFGSNTANTLANIPLDGTQTIKGGMTIGDAAEAGTWTAQAEYLTAPFNDYAKKSNTVSFTVQSTTLTLTAAKDSVVRSNPFTVTIQGDSQMMYFVYLDGASASDVNPTLQPGQSGMKLNYSGTNSNEVIPAAATNKSVNPLVDNSKTNLQKTWGYFETDASGKRTVQYNTADNTEDKTYTVKVYAVGEKYSDMAPVPGQKYVELNSGADYDSVKVKVEKGSVTIAASGDGSYYIGDEIKLTGTNTDSDLVYLFITGSNLKENGIVLKDLPTQNDAYTASNPISVKTDDTWEYKWDTSKIALDTGAYTVYATSVLTNGKSSYPVGTTNARGTVNDGSYGVDSSYNYVAVKLSDSEYATVSVNLKQPFLSAIPSGTVVAKGDKIYLRGTAEGDPNSLMLYIFGPNKFVSETITVEDDGSYEKKLDIGSDWSSNQYFVVVQHPMYNGVFDAKLNTADANNQFFYIDATNSTGGIQGAQSSFYVTGNNKLQGSNAADALTKMIDSSNIDDIYTKLTFTVAEPMIRVNNPGDQAAGSSFTISGTTNLAVDDQILVEVMSSSFTATDKTSTDVTSGVSQTTKVVAGEGTDNTWSVTVDTTNWKLDEYTIKAAGIEVDVTTTTNFNLVEKVVTPTPTATATGATPTTTTAPATTTPTQTPGFGAFIALAGLGAVALLVLRRN
- a CDS encoding AEC family transporter gives rise to the protein MYWIVRGPWVVDYFIALNQILILFLLIGVGFFCRRVGILHETSVTSLSKFLLHICIPAMIIYSMQIPVTSELLQNSELLIVAAFGYYAVSLVVAWFAPILLRARHEEYGVFRFMLVFSNSMFMGFPVLSMIFGPEAIFYAAIFNIPFTILAYSLGIWLLTVHGGGEGRPVFQPKLLVNAAFFLTFVGLALFLTSTTIPDPINGSLELLASVTTPLSLVVTGGFLAQLDMSRIFGNVRQYFVAGIRLLVLPALVYVIFSPFIADPLILGVVVVTAGMPAATNTVMLASEHRVHPDIAAQGVFITTLMSVVTLPFLAMFLS
- a CDS encoding MEMAR_RS02690 family S-layer glycoprotein; its protein translation is MKNTKIMAALAIFLTAVLFIGAASAATDLTVSNDPLNPTEITSAGNYTLAYDNATVPGHYLPAGTTNFTAFGSLSPVAGNFTLAAADNGEYTKTEPFVEVIYRLNYTSNASAVTENFNRVESTNVYERYISANTPANLRFPDNTFIPAGTQFTDGNITASVDGASGTIVGQASGVVLDYTIPASTVTYYLNVNIGSGPTPGPYDRDVAAGTDAFVYEHIIVNGTQTAGKLTKFTDGQTPAVVNQISSDATGVFYLTEEVVGNNYGTYYLSAAWNEDAPYINIWYPELSLQAELTTNQETGATAGDSIDGKNVNKDTVVTFLINAPKVGPAYYNATAGTGATAKIVFTTPVSGKTTQFGTVDYNNKLLTASQTNAGWTAAGDDATAGTYTAQAEYVSPSYFSDYAKKSNTLSFTLQSSTLTITAAKDSVVRSNPFTVTISGKAQVVYAVYLENAINTDVNPTLQTGQTGFQGYFLTDNTNNVNTAVIGGGFFKTDASGKRTIQYNTAADTEDKTYTIKVNGIVSMDGTSAVLDTSDYDKVKVKVEKGAVTISASGDGSYYIGDEIKLTGTNTDSTNVFLFLTGQNLLENGIVLKDLPTKTAAYKASNPVAVKTDNTWEYKWDTSQIALDTGAYTIYATSRLTNGKASDKILTTSRYGDEEGYAVKLSDSEYATVSVNLKQPFLSAVPSGTVIAQGDKLYVRGTAEGKPNNLMLYIFGPNFFEDYSITVEDDGTYEKKIDISSSMSSNQYFVVVQHPMYNGVFDAQLVKEQNGDYQYFKIVNTTTGGSQQGSFVVWGPNKLQGSQAADALTKMIDDANIDDIYTKLTFTVAAPWIRITSPGDKAVGSKFTISGTTNLAVDDQILVEVMSSSFTAVDKTSTSTTSGVSQTTKVVKGDTDNTWSVDVDTTNWKLDEYTIKVNGIEVDVTTTTNFNLVEKLPDTPTPTATGTTAPTTTATATTTATPQTPGFGAFIALAGLGAVALLVLRRN